One stretch of Lacimicrobium alkaliphilum DNA includes these proteins:
- a CDS encoding response regulator, protein MLISVSDNGTGMDKETIEKAFEPFFTTKAMGKGSGLGLSMAYGFIKQSGGHARIYSEPGSGTTIRLYLPKAESAIFAAAPDTEATEVIGGTEHILVVEDDEMVRTHLISQLQKLGYRVSSAEDGQQALNMIEQGKVKDIDMLFTDVIMPGGINGEVLAQKVQVKQPQIKVLFTSGYTENAIVHNGRLDKGVQLLSKPYRFEEMAAKVRAVLDESTH, encoded by the coding sequence GTGCTTATTTCGGTGTCAGACAATGGTACCGGCATGGACAAAGAAACCATAGAAAAGGCCTTTGAGCCATTCTTCACAACCAAGGCCATGGGTAAAGGCAGTGGCCTGGGATTAAGTATGGCGTATGGTTTTATCAAGCAATCCGGGGGTCATGCGAGGATCTATTCAGAGCCAGGAAGTGGTACTACCATCAGACTCTACCTGCCGAAAGCTGAATCTGCCATCTTTGCTGCTGCGCCCGATACCGAAGCAACCGAAGTGATTGGCGGAACAGAGCATATTCTGGTGGTAGAGGATGATGAGATGGTAAGAACCCATCTGATTTCGCAACTGCAAAAGCTGGGTTACAGGGTGAGCAGCGCAGAAGACGGCCAGCAGGCCCTGAATATGATTGAGCAAGGCAAAGTAAAAGACATTGATATGCTGTTCACGGACGTGATTATGCCCGGCGGCATCAATGGTGAGGTACTGGCACAGAAGGTCCAGGTGAAACAGCCGCAGATAAAGGTGCTGTTCACCTCTGGTTATACCGAGAATGCCATAGTGCACAATGGCAGGCTTGATAAAGGTGTACAGCTACTCAGTAAACCCTACCGGTTTGAGGAAATGGCAGCCAAGGTGCGCGCAGTGCTGGATGAATCAACTCACTGA
- a CDS encoding EAL domain-containing protein — MSDKKLLVLDDDPLIGQTITSIAQFCDFNVELCTTPERFFDLFFSWSPDAIALDLIMPQMDGVEVLAELGKLGCQAGIIITSGVGSRVLDAASRSAQDKGLNIVGTLAKPFSPKMFRSLLDRCPKVGIRIKSHLSEKVSVRRFELADLRQALSDRQIRVAYQPKVNCQSGLVSGFEALARLQMPGLGNIPPDTFIPLAEQHELIDTLTEQVFTSALQWLKDLPEQVYQRGALPGAVTKLNELTVSVNISARSLGNRTMFDNLVTDCEQADISPNRIIFELTETSTMEEPSYSLDILTRLRMQGFKLSIDDFGTGFSSMVQLVRLPFSEMKIDKSFVMTVPISEESRAVTRSIAELGQSLNLQVTAEGVEDQQTLDFLNRVGCQQAQGFFISRAIESYNVADWFVRHLQQWDLRRTDALTKLRLLDTAEEEQFDRHTRLAKRLFNVPIALVSLVDKNRQWFKSHQGLDARQTSRASSFCTHTILSDRPLVIEDAQRDDRFASNELVTGAPDIRFYAGTPLRASDGQHIGTLCIIDTQPRQLAEEKQQLLQDIGLLVEKEIHTNVRATQDYLTGFPDRSGFEIQAQESLQLCRKLRLPVSLMLLDLDNFTQINREFGHAEGDKALQSFAGLLCKVVRESDLLARFGADEFAILLIDAGEKQLKEVIQRLSHQLAEFNQRLSSTYELSFSLGVASTDTRDDEDFPALLEMAEVSLKNAKAQKRARQINDSERQPSGETGRD; from the coding sequence ATGTCTGACAAAAAGCTGTTGGTATTGGATGACGATCCGCTTATTGGGCAAACAATTACCTCTATCGCTCAGTTTTGCGATTTCAATGTGGAGCTTTGTACAACACCAGAGCGCTTTTTTGATCTCTTCTTTAGCTGGAGCCCCGATGCTATTGCACTGGACCTGATCATGCCTCAGATGGACGGCGTGGAGGTGCTGGCAGAGCTGGGCAAACTGGGGTGTCAGGCCGGTATTATTATTACCAGCGGGGTTGGCAGCCGGGTACTGGATGCCGCCAGCCGTTCGGCTCAGGACAAAGGGCTGAATATCGTCGGCACACTTGCTAAGCCCTTCTCACCAAAAATGTTCCGCAGCCTGTTAGACCGTTGCCCAAAGGTGGGTATCAGGATTAAAAGTCATCTTTCTGAGAAAGTGAGTGTCAGGCGGTTTGAACTTGCAGATTTGAGACAGGCATTGAGTGACCGGCAAATACGGGTTGCCTACCAGCCTAAGGTTAACTGTCAGAGCGGGCTGGTATCAGGTTTTGAAGCGCTGGCCCGACTGCAAATGCCGGGGCTGGGGAATATCCCTCCGGATACCTTTATTCCTCTTGCCGAGCAACATGAGTTGATCGACACGCTGACCGAGCAGGTATTTACCAGTGCCTTGCAGTGGCTCAAAGATCTGCCGGAGCAGGTTTATCAGCGGGGGGCATTACCTGGCGCAGTCACAAAGCTGAATGAGCTGACGGTTTCTGTGAATATATCGGCACGCTCACTGGGTAACAGGACAATGTTCGACAATCTGGTCACAGACTGTGAACAGGCAGACATATCGCCAAACAGGATTATTTTTGAGCTTACAGAGACCAGCACCATGGAAGAGCCATCTTATTCGCTGGATATTCTGACCCGTCTGCGAATGCAGGGTTTCAAACTGTCTATTGATGACTTTGGTACCGGGTTTTCATCAATGGTGCAGTTAGTGCGATTGCCCTTTTCAGAGATGAAAATTGACAAGTCTTTTGTGATGACGGTGCCGATCTCCGAAGAGTCCCGGGCCGTGACACGCTCCATTGCAGAACTGGGGCAAAGCCTGAACTTGCAGGTGACGGCAGAGGGCGTTGAGGATCAGCAAACCCTGGATTTTCTCAACAGGGTTGGTTGCCAGCAGGCGCAGGGCTTTTTCATTTCACGGGCGATTGAATCATACAATGTGGCAGATTGGTTTGTCCGGCATCTGCAACAGTGGGATTTACGCCGTACCGATGCGCTGACCAAGCTCAGGCTGCTGGACACCGCCGAAGAAGAACAGTTTGATCGCCATACCCGTCTGGCTAAGCGTCTTTTTAATGTCCCTATTGCATTAGTCTCTCTGGTGGATAAGAACCGACAGTGGTTTAAATCACATCAGGGGCTGGATGCCAGGCAAACATCACGAGCCTCATCCTTCTGTACCCATACCATTTTATCTGACAGACCGCTGGTGATTGAAGATGCGCAAAGGGATGACAGGTTCGCGAGCAACGAACTGGTAACCGGCGCGCCTGATATCCGCTTTTATGCGGGCACCCCCCTCAGAGCCAGTGACGGCCAGCATATCGGTACGCTATGTATTATTGATACCCAGCCTCGCCAATTAGCAGAGGAAAAACAGCAGTTGTTACAGGATATCGGACTGTTGGTGGAAAAAGAGATCCATACCAATGTCAGGGCGACTCAGGATTATCTGACAGGCTTTCCGGATCGTTCCGGGTTCGAGATTCAGGCGCAGGAATCTCTGCAGTTGTGCCGTAAACTGCGTCTGCCGGTGAGCCTGATGCTGCTGGATCTGGATAACTTTACACAAATCAATCGCGAGTTTGGTCATGCAGAGGGGGATAAGGCACTGCAGTCTTTCGCCGGTTTGTTGTGTAAAGTGGTCAGAGAGTCCGATCTTCTGGCCCGTTTTGGTGCAGACGAATTTGCCATATTGCTTATTGATGCCGGTGAGAAACAGCTCAAAGAAGTCATCCAGCGTCTGAGCCATCAACTTGCTGAATTTAATCAGCGACTCAGCAGCACCTATGAACTGAGTTTTTCATTGGGAGTGGCGTCAACGGATACCCGTGACGATGAAGATTTTCCCGCGCTGCTCGAAATGGCGGAAGTGAGTCTGAAAAACGCCAAAGCCCAAAAAAGGGCAAGACAGATTAACGACAGTGAAAGACAGCCCAGCGGTGAGACGGGGCGGGACTGA
- a CDS encoding response regulator, whose translation MTKTDYQVLVVDDVYLMCHFLYETLTKITGFSCRTATEFAKAEAILGEAPIDMAIIDIHLKSESGLTLAKNIRRGKYACRHDIPILIFSGNTFKEEIQQCLAFDVQDILAKPFSAASLKERVKKNQLKEPKIKPAEYYCKLEPQATKHDQKEARRVKAAITKSQAQTSTYRPKGAVSATESITVETSVFIRWPDDAESGYHQIDRRLKSISFQLSALHWAVYNKTSYKDAGKDIKQIRLACDDLLHVSKQLRRKHASDRLWQELADRLQQFKKILLEKVADTELSTAQRDDLFKKVHGSWITLLSKPILKKEPV comes from the coding sequence ATGACTAAAACAGATTATCAGGTACTGGTTGTGGATGACGTATATCTTATGTGTCACTTCCTCTACGAGACCCTGACCAAAATAACAGGTTTCAGTTGCAGAACCGCAACTGAATTTGCCAAGGCTGAAGCCATATTAGGGGAAGCGCCCATTGATATGGCCATCATAGATATTCATCTTAAGAGCGAGTCAGGCCTGACCCTGGCAAAGAATATCCGCCGCGGTAAATATGCCTGCCGGCATGATATTCCTATTTTGATTTTTTCCGGCAACACCTTCAAAGAAGAAATTCAGCAATGCCTGGCTTTTGATGTGCAGGATATTCTTGCCAAGCCCTTTTCTGCCGCCTCGCTAAAAGAGCGGGTGAAAAAAAACCAGCTGAAAGAACCCAAAATCAAACCGGCCGAATACTATTGTAAGCTTGAGCCACAAGCCACAAAACATGATCAGAAAGAGGCCCGCAGAGTCAAAGCTGCCATTACCAAAAGTCAGGCCCAAACCAGTACATACCGGCCCAAAGGCGCAGTCAGCGCAACAGAAAGCATAACTGTGGAGACCAGCGTGTTTATTCGCTGGCCGGACGATGCCGAATCGGGTTACCACCAGATAGACAGGCGGCTGAAGTCCATCAGCTTTCAGCTTAGTGCACTGCATTGGGCGGTTTATAACAAAACCTCCTACAAGGATGCCGGCAAAGACATTAAACAGATTCGCCTGGCCTGTGACGATTTATTGCATGTATCCAAACAACTGCGCAGAAAACATGCCTCTGACAGGCTATGGCAGGAATTGGCTGACCGTCTTCAGCAGTTTAAAAAGATACTGTTGGAGAAAGTTGCTGACACAGAGCTCAGTACTGCGCAGCGGGATGACCTGTTCAAAAAAGTGCATGGCAGCTGGATTACTCTTCTCAGTAAACCCATACTGAAGAAAGAGCCGGTATAA
- a CDS encoding Hpt domain-containing protein — MADQHEPVFNICILQSQYEGMSPGMQAKALQLFLTQGTQYCDGINDFASQPRDEVFRCYHSLKTMCAMVGAMELRQLCIRFENASEDAERRAICEQLQQSWLQTEQAIQQALKEFPDN; from the coding sequence ATGGCTGATCAGCATGAACCGGTATTTAATATCTGTATATTGCAAAGCCAATATGAAGGCATGTCACCCGGCATGCAAGCCAAAGCACTGCAACTTTTTCTGACTCAGGGTACACAGTACTGTGACGGGATTAACGACTTCGCATCGCAGCCCCGGGATGAGGTGTTTCGCTGTTACCACAGTCTTAAAACCATGTGCGCCATGGTGGGCGCCATGGAACTAAGACAACTGTGCATCCGCTTCGAGAATGCATCGGAGGATGCAGAACGACGAGCCATCTGCGAACAACTGCAACAATCCTGGCTGCAAACAGAGCAGGCCATACAGCAAGCCCTGAAAGAATTTCCAGATAACTGA
- a CDS encoding HDOD domain-containing protein, producing MRSAQEVARYAGQSFALPQSCSKIRSLLDDPSADAADIADVIALDPSLSSKLLKLANSALFRFPAQVNSITKAVNVIGGEALYNLALAETASSAFRHFANDAVDVRRFWKQSVFAGLAAKQLARVSKARGSDEYFVAGLLHQLSELVLAAQEPELVAECAKYDKKELPWQRQQRLLGFTYTQCSAMILQQWQLPNQFSYIIEHMHDEVKTACGKDLAIGHLCVRLALHMLDARYKLDNLLSPVALKKLKLESADVQDILKFTQMDAHKLLSVMNPDLF from the coding sequence ATGCGCAGTGCACAAGAAGTAGCCAGGTATGCGGGGCAGTCATTCGCTTTACCACAAAGCTGCTCGAAAATACGCAGTCTGCTTGATGATCCCAGTGCCGATGCTGCCGATATTGCCGATGTCATCGCTTTGGACCCTTCCTTAAGCTCGAAGTTATTAAAACTGGCTAATAGTGCATTATTCCGCTTTCCTGCGCAGGTTAATTCTATCACCAAGGCCGTCAATGTCATCGGGGGCGAGGCCCTGTACAACCTGGCTCTGGCTGAAACCGCCAGTTCTGCTTTCCGTCACTTTGCCAATGACGCGGTGGATGTTCGCCGCTTCTGGAAACAGAGTGTGTTTGCCGGTCTTGCTGCTAAACAATTGGCCCGGGTCAGTAAGGCCAGAGGCAGTGATGAGTATTTTGTGGCGGGATTATTACACCAGCTCAGCGAACTGGTGTTAGCAGCCCAGGAACCTGAACTGGTGGCTGAATGTGCCAAATATGACAAGAAAGAACTGCCCTGGCAGCGCCAGCAACGCCTGCTTGGCTTTACCTACACCCAGTGTTCGGCCATGATCCTGCAACAATGGCAGTTGCCCAATCAGTTCAGCTATATCATTGAGCATATGCACGATGAGGTTAAAACCGCCTGTGGCAAAGATCTGGCCATTGGTCATCTTTGCGTCAGACTGGCACTGCATATGCTTGATGCTCGGTATAAACTGGATAACCTGCTTTCGCCAGTGGCGCTGAAAAAACTGAAACTTGAATCTGCCGATGTACAGGATATTCTCAAATTTACCCAGATGGATGCCCATAAACTCCTCTCAGTGATGAATCCGGATCTTTTCTGA
- a CDS encoding hybrid sensor histidine kinase/response regulator — MDNRQNTDAELIQFQRLFEALPGKFLVLSPQLEIVAVSDAYLSATLSERAQLLGQELFQAFPHSPEDKDARAVTELKASLERVKNSGTTDVMAVQRYPIPRPREQGGGFEERYWSTVNKPVTDADGKLLYIVHRVEDVTHLVNMSITSGTASAVFSTEQGQSQLDILVNSNERKKVNLQLAEQQANLRMAQRLLNIGIWKMDLDNQQFSWSENIYTMFGVDPGSFNPDYESYVALVHPEDRQIMRERFEAFLSSDENEFEFRHRILRADDAVIYTHGAAQLSVQDGQQILTGVVQDITEQVESEEKLRHATELLCIAGDKAKLGGWRVQIGNDKVEWSEQTAAIHGLDAEQRINVETALDFYVPEHRPQMEQAFVLCMNEGKPFDEILQIINAQGERIWVRSIGEAEFDKKGNIIAVRGAFQDISDLIQAREQATEMHRRLYSTLEHISDAFITLDNDWRLRYINGQGEKLLRRRRQDLTGKRIWDEFPEAVGSTFQQQYEKARRDNVTVRFIEFFAPLDTWFEVVAYPSQDGLAVYFRDITQERRSQELLRLLETAVSIQNDILLITRAEPIDGPDGPQIVYVNPAFERHTGYSKEEAIGNTPRMLQGPGTSRKELDRIKKALSQWQPVKAELLNYSKNGEPLWLELDIMPLADEKGRYTHWISVERNVTARKKTEERMRISEERFNLMAKATNDVIWDWDLINDTIWWNEGYHSLFGYSISDDAGIESWSDYIHPEDKQAVLDDIYQVIDGNGTKWQREYRFVCAKNKIRTVVDRGFVIRDNKGKALRMIGSMVDITERKELDEKLRQSQKLETVGQLTGGVAHDFNNLLTVILGNSELLMEQVDKDDPRHALAAVNVTAAERGAELTNRLLAFARRQALQPRVINLNDLIAGMEGLLRRSLKENIDIQFVYFNPLWPVEVDPGQMEIVLLNLAINARDAMEWGAALSLKPAIHPWIRTMHKLMKRSMPATTCLFRCQTMVPAWTKKP, encoded by the coding sequence ATGGACAATAGACAAAACACTGATGCAGAACTGATTCAGTTCCAGAGACTATTTGAGGCTCTTCCGGGTAAGTTCCTGGTGTTGAGTCCACAGCTGGAAATAGTCGCAGTCAGTGATGCCTATCTGAGCGCCACCTTGTCTGAGCGCGCACAGTTGCTGGGGCAGGAACTGTTCCAGGCATTCCCGCATAGCCCTGAAGATAAAGATGCCAGAGCTGTCACAGAGCTCAAAGCTTCTCTGGAGCGTGTCAAAAATTCAGGCACGACTGATGTAATGGCGGTGCAGCGCTATCCCATTCCGCGCCCCAGGGAGCAGGGGGGAGGCTTCGAAGAGCGCTACTGGAGTACGGTAAATAAGCCTGTTACCGATGCTGACGGCAAGCTGCTTTATATTGTCCATCGGGTAGAGGATGTCACCCATCTGGTCAATATGTCCATAACCTCCGGTACTGCATCTGCTGTATTTTCAACTGAGCAGGGGCAGTCGCAGCTTGATATTCTGGTGAACTCGAACGAGCGGAAAAAGGTAAATCTGCAATTAGCCGAGCAGCAGGCAAATCTGCGTATGGCTCAGCGTCTGCTGAATATTGGTATCTGGAAAATGGATCTGGATAACCAGCAATTCAGTTGGTCTGAAAATATTTACACTATGTTTGGCGTCGATCCCGGCAGTTTTAATCCGGACTATGAGTCCTATGTTGCTCTGGTTCATCCTGAAGACAGGCAAATTATGAGGGAGAGGTTCGAGGCCTTTCTGTCTTCAGATGAGAATGAGTTTGAATTCAGACACCGTATTCTCCGTGCTGATGACGCTGTTATTTATACACATGGTGCAGCTCAACTGTCTGTGCAAGACGGGCAACAAATTCTGACCGGCGTGGTGCAGGATATTACTGAGCAGGTCGAGTCCGAAGAGAAACTGCGCCATGCCACTGAATTACTGTGTATCGCCGGTGATAAAGCCAAATTGGGTGGCTGGCGCGTTCAGATCGGAAACGACAAGGTTGAATGGTCAGAGCAAACTGCGGCCATCCATGGGCTGGACGCCGAGCAAAGAATAAATGTTGAGACCGCACTCGACTTTTATGTTCCGGAGCACCGTCCACAAATGGAGCAGGCCTTTGTTCTTTGCATGAATGAAGGCAAACCATTTGATGAAATACTGCAGATTATCAATGCTCAGGGTGAACGAATATGGGTACGCAGTATTGGTGAAGCTGAGTTCGACAAAAAGGGCAATATTATTGCGGTCAGGGGCGCCTTTCAGGATATCTCCGATCTGATTCAGGCAAGGGAACAGGCGACAGAGATGCACAGACGACTCTACAGTACCCTTGAGCATATCAGTGACGCCTTTATCACTCTGGATAATGACTGGCGGTTGCGCTATATCAACGGTCAGGGAGAAAAATTGCTAAGACGCAGGCGTCAGGATCTCACTGGCAAACGCATCTGGGATGAATTCCCCGAAGCGGTCGGTTCAACCTTTCAGCAACAATATGAAAAAGCCCGCCGGGATAATGTCACCGTGCGCTTTATCGAGTTCTTTGCGCCACTGGATACCTGGTTTGAAGTGGTGGCTTACCCCAGCCAGGATGGCTTAGCCGTTTATTTCAGAGATATCACTCAGGAACGCCGCAGCCAGGAGCTATTGCGGCTGCTGGAAACGGCCGTCTCGATTCAGAATGATATTCTTCTTATTACCAGAGCCGAGCCCATTGACGGCCCGGATGGCCCGCAAATCGTCTATGTCAACCCGGCCTTTGAACGCCACACCGGTTACAGCAAAGAAGAAGCTATCGGCAATACGCCGCGCATGCTCCAGGGGCCTGGCACCAGCCGAAAAGAACTGGACAGGATAAAAAAAGCCCTGAGTCAGTGGCAGCCGGTTAAAGCTGAGCTGCTCAATTACAGTAAAAACGGAGAGCCTCTGTGGCTGGAACTGGACATTATGCCACTTGCTGATGAGAAGGGCCGGTATACCCATTGGATATCCGTGGAGCGCAATGTCACAGCCCGCAAAAAAACCGAAGAGCGCATGCGTATCAGTGAGGAGCGCTTCAATCTGATGGCTAAGGCCACCAATGACGTTATCTGGGACTGGGATCTCATCAACGATACAATCTGGTGGAATGAAGGATACCACTCCCTTTTTGGCTACAGCATCTCTGACGATGCCGGTATTGAGTCCTGGTCAGACTATATACACCCCGAAGACAAACAGGCTGTGCTCGACGATATTTATCAGGTTATCGACGGTAACGGAACGAAATGGCAAAGGGAATATCGCTTTGTCTGTGCAAAAAACAAGATTCGTACTGTAGTTGATCGTGGTTTTGTCATTCGGGATAACAAGGGTAAAGCGCTGCGGATGATTGGCAGTATGGTGGATATTACCGAGCGCAAAGAGCTGGACGAAAAATTACGCCAGTCTCAGAAGCTGGAAACCGTTGGCCAGCTTACCGGTGGCGTGGCCCATGACTTTAATAATCTGCTGACCGTGATACTTGGGAACAGCGAGCTGCTGATGGAACAGGTTGATAAGGACGATCCCCGCCATGCCCTTGCTGCCGTGAATGTGACAGCCGCTGAACGGGGTGCTGAACTGACAAATCGTTTGCTGGCTTTTGCCCGCCGCCAGGCGTTGCAGCCCAGGGTCATCAATCTTAATGACCTGATAGCGGGGATGGAAGGTCTGTTACGCCGAAGCCTGAAAGAAAATATCGATATTCAGTTTGTCTATTTTAACCCCTTGTGGCCGGTGGAAGTCGATCCCGGCCAGATGGAAATTGTGTTACTGAACCTGGCGATCAACGCCCGGGATGCAATGGAATGGGGGGCCGCCTTATCATTGAAACCAGCAATACATCCCTGGATCAGAACTATGCACAAGCTTATGAAGAGGTCGATGCCGGCGACTACGTGCTTATTTCGGTGTCAGACAATGGTACCGGCATGGACAAAGAAACCATAG
- a CDS encoding DUF1289 domain-containing protein, producing MQQLEFFDIPSPCIGVCQSGKTGYCLGCYRSRDERLYWHQLDAEVKRRIIKACNRRKRKAELAAQPKNEQAEMQQRRLFLGGEE from the coding sequence ATGCAGCAACTTGAGTTTTTCGATATTCCCAGCCCCTGTATTGGCGTCTGCCAGTCAGGTAAGACCGGGTATTGTCTGGGTTGCTATCGTTCCAGAGATGAACGGCTTTACTGGCATCAACTGGATGCAGAAGTAAAAAGGCGAATTATCAAAGCCTGCAACAGACGTAAGCGCAAGGCAGAACTGGCTGCACAGCCAAAAAATGAGCAGGCAGAAATGCAGCAGAGAAGGTTGTTTTTGGGAGGGGAAGAATAA
- a CDS encoding PAS domain-containing protein — MGSRLTAAWLPRSHWSGLFASPVWHLLILLLMLVVFAADSYTQLGFAHGMLYAPLILLTVTMLNPKFVVYSAALGIALTLAGTFISPPAPESFGIGYIWANRLLAVITLAFIGWQSIRVVRYIAHMQNVRQSIQRSRNQLRDHLRLLNIAGEVALFGGWSLSLESHQVVWSDEVAEILNLPKGHSPSLEEAINFFHGQDRPRVNDAIRACMEHGKPFDLELRILSSDKEPRWVRLAGQKLLAAQGATAYIYGAVQDISRYKDVELDLLASEMRFRQLADAMPMIVWTANSKGQIDFFSKDVTELTGVSMDELLYGDGWIQLVHPDDVKRTEEKWQQAVAENAAQYQDEFRIRYKSGEYHWYLSRSVASKDASGKTIKWFGSAVDIQAQKKIQQNIQDLATRFEQTLDQLPDGFLILTHNWQVTYINKEAETLLGQQSAEMNGRVLWNVCASLNGTQAKAHMLEAETMDQPVRFEHYFDDMGKWLSISLYPSGDRFNLMLRDITEQRNMALQLQHAQRMEAVGQLTGGLAHDFNNLLTVIQGNADLLQEVLDGQPELLALAELIQKASLKGSRLTQQLLAFGRKQTLTPEPTNINRLLLESKLLISRTLGEHINIRFDLDDKLWPALIDPGQLEGALLNLVINARDAMPDGGTLTLKTTNLQFSNLDNSKYHELPAGDYVMLEVADTGVGIDPCILEQVFEPFFTTKGAGKGTGLGLSMVFGFTKQSGGHVAVESESEKGTKIMMYLPRSREEERDEPEAEALRPDSPKTEGVILLAEDDQLVREFASAQLRLAGYQVITAENGPQALTLLEQNPQVDLLFTDVVMPGGMNGRELAQHAKALRPLVGVLLTTGYADGAFDNNPEQMEEPILHKPYRRDKLLEEVAMALSGSTGQGQADV; from the coding sequence ATGGGCTCTAGATTAACCGCTGCCTGGTTACCTCGTTCTCATTGGTCGGGGCTGTTTGCCTCACCGGTCTGGCATCTGCTTATATTGCTGCTGATGTTGGTGGTTTTTGCGGCGGACAGCTATACCCAACTGGGTTTTGCCCATGGGATGCTGTATGCGCCGTTGATACTGCTGACGGTGACGATGCTCAACCCTAAATTCGTTGTTTATTCTGCAGCGTTGGGGATTGCACTGACTCTGGCCGGTACTTTTATTTCCCCCCCGGCTCCGGAGAGTTTCGGCATCGGATATATCTGGGCCAATCGTCTGCTGGCGGTAATCACCCTGGCCTTTATCGGCTGGCAGAGTATCCGGGTTGTGCGTTATATCGCCCATATGCAGAACGTCAGACAGTCTATACAGCGCTCCCGTAATCAACTGCGGGACCATCTCAGGTTGCTCAATATAGCCGGTGAAGTCGCTCTGTTTGGTGGCTGGTCATTGTCGCTGGAGAGTCATCAGGTTGTCTGGTCCGATGAAGTAGCCGAAATTCTCAACTTGCCTAAGGGTCACAGTCCTTCTCTGGAAGAGGCGATCAATTTTTTTCATGGCCAGGACAGACCCAGGGTCAATGACGCTATCCGCGCATGCATGGAACATGGCAAACCCTTCGATCTTGAACTCAGGATACTTAGCAGTGACAAGGAACCCAGATGGGTAAGGCTGGCAGGTCAGAAACTGCTGGCAGCACAGGGGGCCACAGCCTATATCTACGGGGCTGTGCAGGATATCAGCCGCTACAAAGATGTGGAACTGGATTTGCTGGCCAGCGAGATGCGCTTCAGGCAACTGGCCGATGCCATGCCGATGATTGTCTGGACTGCCAATAGCAAAGGACAAATAGATTTTTTCAGTAAGGATGTCACTGAACTCACCGGAGTCAGTATGGATGAACTGCTTTATGGTGATGGCTGGATACAACTGGTGCATCCTGATGATGTGAAGAGAACAGAAGAGAAATGGCAACAGGCTGTGGCTGAAAATGCCGCGCAATATCAGGATGAGTTCAGGATCCGCTATAAATCCGGAGAATATCACTGGTACCTTTCACGCAGTGTCGCCAGTAAAGATGCCTCAGGAAAGACCATTAAATGGTTTGGCAGTGCGGTTGATATTCAGGCTCAGAAAAAGATTCAGCAGAATATTCAGGATCTTGCCACTCGTTTTGAGCAGACCCTGGATCAGTTGCCCGATGGATTTCTGATCCTCACCCACAACTGGCAGGTTACCTATATCAACAAAGAAGCTGAAACACTTCTTGGACAGCAAAGCGCAGAGATGAATGGCAGAGTACTCTGGAATGTCTGCGCTTCATTGAACGGTACACAAGCCAAGGCCCATATGCTGGAAGCAGAAACCATGGACCAGCCGGTTCGTTTTGAGCATTACTTTGATGACATGGGAAAATGGCTGAGTATCAGTCTGTATCCCAGCGGTGACAGATTTAATTTAATGCTCAGAGACATTACCGAGCAGCGCAATATGGCCTTGCAACTGCAGCACGCTCAGCGGATGGAAGCTGTTGGCCAGCTTACCGGAGGGCTGGCCCATGATTTTAATAATCTTCTGACCGTGATCCAGGGCAATGCCGATCTGTTGCAGGAAGTCCTGGATGGTCAGCCTGAGTTGCTGGCTTTAGCGGAACTGATACAAAAAGCATCGTTGAAGGGGAGTCGCCTGACACAGCAACTGCTGGCTTTTGGGCGCAAACAGACACTGACGCCCGAGCCCACCAATATAAATCGTTTGTTGCTTGAATCTAAATTGCTCATCAGCCGGACATTGGGTGAACACATCAATATCCGCTTCGATCTCGACGATAAATTATGGCCTGCACTTATTGACCCGGGGCAACTGGAAGGAGCACTGCTTAATCTGGTTATCAATGCCCGTGACGCCATGCCTGATGGCGGCACGCTGACCTTAAAGACCACCAATCTGCAGTTCAGCAACCTCGATAACTCAAAATACCATGAACTGCCAGCAGGGGATTATGTCATGCTGGAAGTTGCAGACACCGGCGTTGGTATTGATCCCTGTATATTGGAACAGGTTTTTGAACCCTTTTTTACCACTAAAGGGGCGGGTAAAGGCACCGGACTGGGGCTAAGTATGGTGTTTGGTTTTACCAAGCAGTCTGGTGGCCATGTGGCGGTTGAATCAGAGTCAGAAAAGGGCACTAAAATTATGATGTATTTGCCCCGCAGCAGGGAAGAAGAGCGCGATGAACCGGAAGCAGAAGCCTTAAGGCCTGACAGCCCCAAAACTGAAGGAGTGATTCTGTTGGCAGAAGACGACCAACTGGTCAGGGAATTCGCCTCTGCCCAACTTAGGCTGGCCGGATATCAGGTGATTACCGCTGAGAATGGCCCGCAAGCATTAACATTGCTGGAGCAGAATCCTCAGGTTGACTTGTTGTTTACCGATGTGGTGATGCCCGGCGGCATGAATGGCCGGGAGCTTGCGCAGCACGCTAAAGCGCTTCGTCCGCTAGTAGGTGTGTTGTTAACAACAGGCTATGCTGACGGAGCTTTTGACAATAACCCTGAGCAGATGGAAGAACCGATACTGCATAAACCCTACCGCCGAGACAAGTTGCTGGAAGAAGTCGCAATGGCTTTGTCAGGCTCAACAGGGCAGGGGCAGGCAGATGTCTGA